The following coding sequences lie in one Azospirillum humicireducens genomic window:
- a CDS encoding ATP-binding protein — protein MPLIQGQTPTRADWFDALLSANDAPHALLGGDGRVLVANRAFAEALGRAPDAAEGRTLAEGGLAAEAAAAIDLLRRQVLATGAPAVGAGPFPGLGRAVTLSPVRDAGGAIRAVALIADAGVTALEEARADAAQARADAERARTAKGKFLSAASHDLRQPFQAMHLFHHLLVGRLTDPTSIELANKLEQAIVGGETLLRALLEVSALEAGLVTAKPQTFPVDELLAKMLEEFGPEAEAKGLRFNVRPLDAQVTSDPVLMERLLRPILANALRYTLTGGILLAARRRGGTLRIEVWDTGVGIDPANLGVIFEDFHQLGNPGRDRKQGLGLGLAIVRRLAQVLGHPVTVRSKLGKGSVFAVEVPLSGCDGDRSGDDPADSEPEPAAGTQAASAPAKAGTVLVIEDDAMQLEGIGMLLRGWGYAVIPARGIVEACAELDNAAAAPDLVLSDLRLSGPETGIDAIQAVRARCGRRVPGVIVTGDTDPDRLRSVDRSGLPLVHKPCDPRALRRLLSRSMKAGAAPASNGANRPDVTCSR, from the coding sequence ATGCCACTCATCCAAGGACAGACGCCGACCCGCGCGGACTGGTTCGACGCGCTGCTGTCGGCCAACGACGCTCCCCATGCGTTGCTTGGCGGAGATGGGCGCGTGCTGGTGGCGAACCGTGCCTTTGCCGAAGCTCTGGGCCGTGCGCCGGATGCGGCGGAAGGGCGAACACTGGCAGAGGGCGGGCTGGCTGCGGAGGCGGCCGCCGCAATCGACCTGCTGCGGCGCCAAGTGCTGGCGACCGGCGCCCCGGCCGTCGGTGCCGGACCGTTTCCCGGTCTTGGGCGGGCCGTGACGTTGAGCCCGGTGCGGGATGCCGGCGGCGCCATCCGTGCGGTGGCGCTGATCGCGGACGCCGGCGTGACCGCCCTGGAGGAGGCGCGGGCGGATGCCGCGCAGGCGCGTGCCGATGCGGAGCGCGCCCGCACCGCCAAGGGCAAGTTCCTGTCGGCGGCCAGCCATGACCTGCGCCAGCCCTTCCAGGCGATGCACCTGTTCCACCATCTGCTGGTCGGCCGGCTGACCGATCCGACCTCCATCGAGCTGGCGAACAAGCTGGAGCAGGCGATCGTCGGCGGCGAGACCCTGCTGCGCGCCCTTCTGGAGGTGTCGGCGCTGGAAGCCGGGCTGGTCACGGCTAAGCCGCAGACCTTCCCGGTCGACGAACTGCTCGCCAAGATGCTGGAGGAGTTCGGGCCGGAGGCGGAGGCCAAGGGGCTGCGCTTCAACGTCCGACCGCTCGACGCCCAGGTCACCAGCGATCCCGTGCTGATGGAACGGCTTCTGCGGCCGATCCTGGCGAACGCCCTGCGCTATACCCTGACGGGCGGCATCCTGCTGGCGGCGCGGCGGCGCGGCGGCACTCTGCGCATCGAGGTTTGGGACACCGGTGTCGGCATCGACCCGGCCAACCTTGGGGTGATCTTCGAGGACTTCCACCAGCTCGGCAATCCCGGCCGCGACCGCAAGCAGGGGCTGGGGCTGGGGCTCGCCATCGTGCGGCGGCTGGCGCAGGTGCTGGGGCACCCGGTGACGGTGCGCTCCAAGCTCGGCAAGGGCTCGGTCTTCGCGGTCGAGGTGCCGTTGTCCGGTTGCGACGGCGACCGGTCGGGCGACGATCCCGCCGACAGCGAGCCCGAACCGGCCGCCGGCACCCAGGCCGCTTCCGCTCCGGCAAAGGCCGGGACGGTGCTGGTGATCGAGGACGACGCCATGCAGTTGGAGGGGATCGGCATGCTGCTGCGCGGCTGGGGCTATGCCGTCATCCCCGCCCGCGGCATCGTCGAGGCCTGTGCCGAGTTGGACAATGCCGCCGCCGCCCCGGATCTCGTGCTCTCCGACCTGCGCCTGTCGGGCCCGGAAACCGGCATCGACGCCATCCAGGCGGTGCGCGCCCGCTGCGGCCGGCGCGTGCCGGGCGTCATCGTGACCGGGGACACCGACCCCGACCGGCTGCGCAGCGTCGACCGCAGCGGGCTGCCCCTGGTGCACAAACCTTGCGATCCCCGGGCGCTGCGCCGCCTGCTCTCCCGCAGCATGAAGGCGGGTGCCGCACCCGCTTCGAATGGCGCGAACCGGCCGGACGTCACCTGTTCGCGATAG
- a CDS encoding DUF1674 domain-containing protein yields the protein MDMMTEPTKPQQDTTEAATGETAPDASETKGPEQKPGEIGGPKGPEPTRYGDWEFKGRCSDF from the coding sequence ATGGACATGATGACCGAACCGACCAAGCCGCAGCAGGACACCACCGAGGCGGCAACCGGAGAGACCGCTCCGGACGCCAGCGAGACGAAAGGCCCGGAGCAGAAGCCGGGCGAGATCGGCGGCCCGAAGGGACCGGAGCCGACCCGCTACGGCGACTGGGAGTTCAAGGGGCGCTGTTCGGATTTCTGA
- the ugpE gene encoding sn-glycerol-3-phosphate ABC transporter permease UgpE, which yields MKPTRFIDLVPHIVLIVGVLVFAYPIYVTLIGSTWDSGTIGRGGLPLWPGGEGVDNYAQAWAGEAGARAKYTPVRTMMLNSLIMALAIALGKIAISILSAYAVAFFRFPLRMAFFWLIFITLMLPVEVRIIPTYKVVADLGLINTYAGLAVPLIASATATLLFRQFFLTIPDELLEAAKIDGAGPVRFFIDVVLPLSRTNIAALFVILFIYGWNQYLWPLLVTSSGDMETIVTGITKMIGTGESANDWNLIMATTVLAMLPPVAVVVFMQRWFVKGLVDSEK from the coding sequence ATGAAGCCGACCCGATTCATCGACCTCGTGCCGCACATCGTGCTGATCGTCGGCGTGCTGGTCTTCGCCTATCCGATCTATGTGACGCTGATCGGTTCCACCTGGGATTCCGGCACCATCGGTCGCGGCGGTCTGCCGCTGTGGCCGGGCGGGGAAGGGGTGGACAATTACGCCCAGGCCTGGGCGGGCGAGGCGGGGGCGCGCGCCAAATACACGCCCGTGCGCACCATGATGCTGAACAGCCTGATCATGGCGCTGGCCATCGCGCTGGGGAAGATCGCCATCTCGATCCTGTCGGCCTATGCGGTGGCGTTCTTCCGCTTTCCGCTGCGCATGGCCTTCTTCTGGCTGATCTTCATCACGCTGATGCTGCCGGTGGAGGTGCGCATCATCCCGACCTACAAGGTCGTCGCCGACCTCGGCCTGATCAACACCTATGCCGGGCTGGCGGTCCCGCTGATCGCGTCGGCCACCGCGACGCTGCTGTTCCGCCAGTTCTTCCTGACCATTCCGGACGAACTGCTGGAGGCTGCCAAGATCGACGGCGCCGGGCCGGTGCGCTTCTTCATCGACGTGGTGCTGCCGCTGTCGCGCACCAACATCGCCGCCCTGTTCGTCATCCTCTTCATCTATGGCTGGAACCAGTATCTCTGGCCGCTCCTGGTCACCAGCAGCGGCGACATGGAAACCATCGTCACCGGCATCACCAAGATGATCGGCACCGGCGAATCGGCCAACGACTGGAATCTCATCATGGCGACGACGGTGCTGGCGATGCTGCCGCCGGTGGCGGTGGTGGTGTTCATGCAGCGCTGGTTCGTCAAGGGTCTGGTGGACAGCGAAAAGTAA
- the ugpB gene encoding sn-glycerol-3-phosphate ABC transporter substrate-binding protein UgpB: MLTRRKLALLTGAATTTALLLAALPGSALAQGKTVIDFWHGLPQPLGGQLEQVVKEFNDSQQAVQVNASYKGAYPETMQAAIAAFRAGNAPHVVQMFEVGTATMMAAGPAIKPVYQLMQETGAAFDANAYIPAVKGYYSSKDGKMMALPFNSSSTIMFYNKDAFQKAGLDPNKPPATWPEMIEATKKLKASGSTCPMTTSWPVWAQFEQLGAIHNTPFASQANGFGGLNAELKIDAPLYVKHVQTLIDMQKEGLFKYGGRDNKPDALFPSGECAMIHGSSGLRSRILKEATFAWGAAPLPYWPDFAKDGPKNSIIGGAAFWVMTSPKRTPAEYKAVSQFFSYLAKPEVDSKWHMDTGYVPVTMKGFELTKAQGYYEKNPGADVPAAQLTRTPTTENSMGLRLGNLPEIRNIIQEELEKAFQGQQDAKQALDSAVKRGNAVLRNFERANKG; encoded by the coding sequence ATGTTGACCCGCCGCAAGCTTGCCCTCCTGACGGGCGCCGCCACCACCACCGCGCTGCTCCTCGCCGCGCTGCCGGGCTCCGCGCTCGCCCAAGGCAAGACGGTGATCGATTTCTGGCACGGCCTGCCGCAGCCGCTGGGCGGCCAGCTGGAGCAGGTCGTCAAGGAGTTCAACGACAGCCAGCAGGCGGTCCAGGTCAACGCCTCGTACAAGGGCGCCTATCCCGAGACGATGCAGGCCGCCATCGCCGCGTTCCGCGCCGGCAACGCGCCGCACGTCGTGCAGATGTTCGAGGTCGGCACCGCCACCATGATGGCCGCCGGCCCGGCGATCAAGCCGGTCTACCAGCTGATGCAGGAGACGGGGGCGGCCTTCGACGCCAACGCCTACATCCCGGCGGTGAAGGGGTATTACTCGTCCAAGGACGGGAAGATGATGGCGCTGCCGTTCAACAGCTCCAGCACCATCATGTTCTACAACAAGGACGCCTTCCAGAAGGCCGGCCTCGACCCGAACAAGCCGCCGGCGACCTGGCCGGAGATGATCGAGGCGACGAAGAAGCTGAAGGCGTCGGGCTCCACCTGCCCGATGACCACCTCCTGGCCGGTGTGGGCGCAGTTCGAACAGCTGGGCGCCATCCACAACACTCCCTTCGCCAGCCAGGCCAACGGTTTCGGTGGGCTGAACGCCGAGCTGAAGATCGACGCGCCGCTCTACGTCAAGCATGTGCAGACTCTGATCGACATGCAGAAGGAGGGGCTGTTCAAGTATGGCGGCCGTGACAACAAGCCGGACGCCCTGTTCCCGTCGGGCGAATGCGCGATGATCCACGGCTCGTCCGGCCTGCGCAGCCGCATCCTGAAGGAGGCGACCTTCGCCTGGGGTGCCGCCCCGCTGCCCTACTGGCCGGATTTCGCCAAGGACGGGCCGAAGAACAGCATCATCGGCGGCGCCGCCTTCTGGGTCATGACCTCGCCCAAGCGCACGCCGGCCGAATACAAGGCGGTGTCGCAGTTCTTCAGCTACCTTGCCAAGCCCGAGGTGGATTCCAAGTGGCACATGGACACCGGTTATGTCCCGGTGACGATGAAGGGCTTCGAACTGACCAAGGCCCAGGGCTATTACGAGAAGAATCCCGGCGCCGACGTGCCGGCCGCCCAACTGACCCGCACGCCCACCACCGAGAACAGCATGGGCCTCCGCCTGGGCAACCTGCCGGAGATCCGCAACATCATCCAGGAAGAGCTTGAGAAGGCCTTCCAGGGCCAGCAGGACGCCAAACAGGCTCTGGACTCCGCGGTGAAGCGCGGCAACGCCGTGCTGCGCAACTTCGAGCGCGCCAACAAGGGCTGA
- a CDS encoding sn-glycerol-3-phosphate import ATP-binding protein UgpC has product MATVEIRDVRKSYGPVEAIKGIDIAIRDGEFLVLLGPSGCGKSTLLRMVAGLEGITGGEIAIGGRVVNTLEPKDRDIAMVFQNYALYPHMTVFDNMAYGLKIRGIPKAEIRARVDKAAEILELGRFLDRRPSQLSGGQRQRVAMGRAIVREPAAFLFDEPLSNLDAKLRTQMRVEIKRLQDRLRITSLYVTHDQVEAMTLADRILVMNHGVAEQIGTPLEVYQRPASLFVAGFIGSPPMNVLDGRIDDRGEAVLVPGGQRLTLPQPRPTDAGRPIKLGIRPEHMAAAADGFSIEVELVEALGADTVVYGRLPDGETLLVRMAGIPIVRERDRLTVAPQDGALHLFDAVTGRRME; this is encoded by the coding sequence ATGGCAACCGTTGAAATCCGCGACGTCCGCAAATCCTACGGGCCGGTCGAAGCGATCAAGGGCATCGACATCGCGATCCGCGATGGCGAGTTCCTCGTCCTGCTGGGGCCGTCCGGCTGCGGCAAGTCCACCCTGTTGCGCATGGTCGCCGGGCTGGAGGGCATCACCGGCGGCGAGATCGCCATCGGCGGGCGCGTGGTCAACACTCTGGAACCCAAGGACCGCGACATCGCGATGGTGTTCCAGAACTATGCGCTCTACCCGCACATGACGGTCTTCGACAACATGGCCTACGGCCTGAAGATCCGCGGGATCCCGAAGGCGGAGATCCGCGCCCGCGTCGACAAGGCGGCGGAAATCCTGGAATTGGGCCGCTTCCTCGACCGCCGGCCGAGCCAGCTGTCGGGCGGCCAGCGCCAGCGCGTCGCCATGGGCCGCGCCATCGTGCGCGAACCCGCCGCCTTCCTGTTCGACGAGCCGCTGTCCAACCTGGACGCCAAGCTGCGCACCCAGATGCGGGTGGAGATCAAGCGGCTGCAGGACCGCCTGCGCATCACCAGCCTCTACGTCACCCATGACCAGGTGGAGGCGATGACGCTGGCCGACCGCATCCTGGTGATGAACCATGGCGTCGCCGAACAGATCGGCACGCCCTTGGAAGTCTATCAGCGCCCGGCCAGCCTGTTCGTCGCCGGCTTCATCGGCTCCCCGCCGATGAATGTTCTGGACGGCCGCATCGACGACCGCGGCGAGGCGGTGCTGGTGCCCGGTGGCCAGCGCCTGACCCTGCCGCAGCCGCGCCCGACCGATGCCGGCCGGCCGATCAAGCTGGGCATCCGCCCGGAGCATATGGCCGCCGCAGCGGACGGCTTCTCCATCGAGGTGGAACTGGTCGAGGCGCTGGGGGCCGACACGGTGGTCTATGGCCGCCTGCCGGACGGCGAGACGCTGCTGGTCCGCATGGCCGGCATTCCCATCGTGCGCGAGCGCGACCGCCTGACCGTTGCTCCGCAGGACGGTGCCCTGCACCTGTTCGACGCGGTGACCGGCCGCCGGATGGAGTGA
- a CDS encoding cobalamin biosynthesis protein: MFGSAFGGPGPLLLLLLALGIDALFGDWLDRLLPDPAGLARRFCNAADARLNRAERGASAQVFRGALVVLALLLVAVAAGLAVEWVGSIGRGWMLELLALLCGLRGRAAWTRVRAVRRALESGGVVPGQEAIQSLTRRHVYGLDEHGIARAAVEAAARAFDRKLVAPVFAYALLGVPGLFVWTAMDGADAALGSPGVRHGRFGSTAATLDDALNALPARLAGLLLAIAAPFIGTAKAGAAFRTLRSDARKHPSLNMGWPIAAMAGALGLALGGPHRDGGVVITESWIGDGRARVTPADIGRALALSAVAALLLVGLVALLLWGVAGI, translated from the coding sequence ATGTTCGGTTCGGCTTTCGGCGGTCCCGGCCCGCTGCTTCTCCTGCTGCTGGCGCTGGGGATCGACGCGCTGTTCGGCGATTGGCTGGACCGCCTCCTGCCCGACCCGGCAGGGCTGGCGCGGCGCTTCTGCAACGCCGCCGATGCCCGGCTGAACCGGGCGGAGCGCGGCGCCTCGGCGCAGGTTTTCCGCGGGGCGCTGGTGGTGCTGGCGCTGCTGCTCGTCGCCGTGGCGGCGGGGCTGGCGGTCGAATGGGTCGGCTCCATTGGCCGCGGCTGGATGCTGGAACTGCTGGCCCTGCTCTGCGGCCTGCGCGGTCGGGCGGCCTGGACCCGCGTGCGTGCGGTGCGCCGCGCGCTGGAGAGCGGCGGGGTGGTTCCCGGCCAGGAGGCGATCCAGTCGCTGACCCGCCGCCACGTCTATGGCCTGGACGAGCACGGCATCGCCCGTGCGGCGGTGGAGGCGGCGGCCCGCGCCTTCGACCGCAAGCTGGTGGCACCGGTCTTCGCCTATGCCCTGCTCGGCGTGCCGGGCCTGTTCGTCTGGACCGCGATGGACGGCGCCGACGCCGCACTGGGCAGCCCCGGAGTCCGCCATGGCCGCTTCGGATCGACCGCGGCGACGCTGGACGACGCGCTGAACGCCCTGCCCGCCCGGCTGGCCGGCCTGCTGCTGGCGATCGCCGCCCCCTTCATCGGCACCGCCAAGGCCGGCGCCGCTTTCCGCACTTTGCGCAGCGATGCGCGCAAGCACCCGTCGCTGAACATGGGCTGGCCCATCGCGGCGATGGCGGGCGCCCTGGGCCTCGCGCTGGGCGGCCCACACCGCGACGGCGGTGTGGTCATCACCGAAAGCTGGATCGGCGACGGCCGCGCCCGCGTCACCCCTGCCGACATCGGGCGAGCGCTCGCTCTCTCAGCGGTCGCAGCATTGCTGCTGGTCGGGCTGGTGGCGCTGCTGCTGTGGGGCGTGGCGGGGATCTAG
- a CDS encoding ankyrin repeat domain-containing protein, with the protein MKRLLLATLFVAGLSAGSAAPALAQISLFQDTGLMQAVNDGDVAKVKGALLRGENPNQADIHGKTALLAAVDRSSPAMAGLLLDSGANVNRADKAGNTPLLAAAESGNPDLIELLLKKGAKVDMENREGMTPLMVAARAGRADVVERLLKAGAKVDRSDFTGRTALNWAQESRNARVGTLLRQAGAR; encoded by the coding sequence ATGAAGCGGCTCCTGCTCGCCACCCTCTTCGTCGCCGGCCTGTCCGCCGGCTCCGCCGCCCCGGCGCTCGCCCAGATCAGCCTGTTCCAGGACACCGGGCTGATGCAGGCGGTCAACGATGGCGACGTCGCCAAGGTGAAGGGCGCCCTGTTGCGGGGCGAGAACCCCAACCAGGCCGACATCCACGGCAAGACCGCCCTGCTGGCGGCGGTGGACCGGTCCAGCCCGGCGATGGCCGGCCTGCTGCTGGACAGCGGCGCCAACGTCAACCGCGCCGACAAGGCCGGCAACACCCCGCTGCTGGCCGCGGCCGAAAGCGGCAACCCGGACCTGATCGAGCTGCTGCTGAAGAAGGGCGCCAAGGTCGATATGGAAAACCGCGAGGGCATGACCCCGCTGATGGTCGCCGCCCGCGCCGGACGCGCCGACGTGGTGGAGCGGCTGCTGAAGGCCGGCGCCAAGGTCGACCGCTCCGACTTCACCGGCCGCACCGCGCTGAACTGGGCGCAGGAAAGCCGCAACGCCCGCGTCGGCACCTTGCTGCGCCAAGCCGGCGCACGATGA
- a CDS encoding M48 family metallopeptidase, translating into MVQRRPPLPALLRRRKRSAARPPQPPRALEISGLPIPLELRESARATRMTLRVDAGRGLVQVVVPVGVSETDARQFVGRHDGWLRARLAAMPPSLPFADGASVPYLGVDHVIRHDPALRGPTRIEEGALLVGGQPEHVARRVRDFLTAEAKRELSTRARVKAESIGARVAAVTIRDTRSRWGSCSSTGRLSFSWRLILTPEPVLDYVVGHEVAHLREMNHSPRFWALCASLTAGRDVELPRAWLKANGTRLLRYG; encoded by the coding sequence ATGGTGCAGCGCCGCCCTCCTCTCCCCGCCCTCTTGCGCAGACGCAAGCGTTCCGCCGCCCGGCCACCCCAGCCGCCGCGGGCGCTGGAGATATCCGGCCTGCCGATTCCGCTGGAGCTGCGGGAGAGTGCGCGCGCCACCCGGATGACCCTGCGCGTCGATGCCGGCCGCGGGCTGGTCCAGGTTGTCGTTCCGGTCGGCGTATCGGAGACCGACGCCCGCCAATTCGTCGGCCGGCATGACGGCTGGCTGCGGGCGCGTCTGGCGGCGATGCCGCCCTCCCTGCCCTTCGCCGACGGGGCCAGTGTGCCGTACCTCGGCGTCGATCATGTGATCCGCCACGACCCCGCCCTGCGCGGCCCGACCCGGATCGAGGAGGGCGCCCTGCTGGTCGGCGGCCAGCCGGAGCATGTCGCCCGCCGTGTCCGCGATTTCCTGACCGCCGAGGCGAAGCGGGAACTGTCGACCCGTGCCCGCGTCAAGGCCGAGTCCATCGGCGCCCGCGTCGCCGCCGTCACCATCCGCGACACCAGGAGCCGTTGGGGAAGCTGTTCGTCCACCGGCCGTCTGTCCTTCTCCTGGCGCCTGATCCTGACGCCGGAACCGGTGCTGGACTATGTCGTCGGCCATGAGGTTGCCCACCTGCGCGAGATGAACCACTCCCCGCGCTTCTGGGCGCTGTGCGCCAGCCTGACAGCCGGTCGGGATGTCGAGCTGCCGCGGGCCTGGCTGAAGGCCAACGGCACGCGGCTGCTGCGGTATGGGTAA
- the ugpA gene encoding sn-glycerol-3-phosphate ABC transporter permease UgpA, with protein sequence MQRRVTFDNRLLPYLLLAPQVAVTLVFFIWPAAQAVWQSVHLQDAFGIRSEFVWFENFEHVLTDPNYLDTLKVTVVFSVAVTVLSMGTALLLAVLADSKIKGARAYKTLLIWPYALAPAVAAVLWMFIFNPDIGSFGLALKSLGYDWDYRLNGGQALWMVIMAASWKQVAYNFIFFLAGLQAIPRSVMEAAAIDGAGPVRRFWTITFPLLSPTTFFLLVVDMVYAFFETFGTIHALTQGGPGKATETLIFRVYHDGVVNNDLGGSSAQSVILMVIVIALTAVQFRFIERKVHYA encoded by the coding sequence TTGCAGCGTCGCGTGACATTCGACAACCGGCTGCTGCCCTATCTGCTGCTCGCGCCGCAGGTGGCGGTGACGCTGGTGTTCTTCATCTGGCCGGCGGCCCAGGCGGTGTGGCAGTCTGTGCATCTGCAGGACGCCTTCGGCATCCGCAGCGAGTTCGTCTGGTTCGAGAATTTCGAACATGTGCTGACCGACCCGAACTATCTCGACACGCTGAAAGTCACCGTCGTCTTCAGCGTCGCGGTCACCGTGCTGTCGATGGGCACTGCGCTGCTGCTGGCGGTGCTGGCCGATTCCAAGATCAAGGGTGCGCGCGCCTACAAGACGCTGCTGATCTGGCCCTATGCCCTGGCCCCGGCCGTCGCCGCGGTGCTGTGGATGTTCATCTTCAACCCCGACATCGGATCCTTCGGCCTGGCGCTGAAGTCGCTGGGCTATGACTGGGACTACCGGCTGAACGGCGGGCAGGCGCTGTGGATGGTCATCATGGCCGCCAGCTGGAAGCAGGTGGCCTACAACTTCATCTTCTTCCTGGCCGGCCTGCAGGCGATCCCGCGCTCGGTGATGGAGGCGGCCGCCATCGACGGTGCCGGTCCGGTGCGGCGCTTCTGGACCATCACCTTCCCGCTCTTGTCGCCGACCACCTTCTTCCTGCTGGTGGTCGACATGGTCTATGCCTTCTTCGAGACCTTCGGCACCATCCATGCCCTGACCCAGGGCGGGCCGGGCAAGGCGACGGAGACGCTGATCTTCCGCGTCTATCACGACGGCGTGGTCAACAACGATCTCGGCGGATCGTCGGCCCAGTCGGTGATCCTGATGGTGATCGTCATCGCTCTGACGGCGGTGCAGTTCCGCTTCATCGAGCGCAAGGTCCATTACGCATGA
- the htpX gene encoding zinc metalloprotease HtpX, which yields MAIMTSYLKTTILLAGLTAIFMAVGFLLGGKTGLIIAFVVALGMNLFSYWNSGDMVLSMYGAREVDGYSAPEFQGIVARLAERAGLPMPRVYIIENDQPNAFATGRDPEHAAVAATTGLLQRLTPEEIAGVMAHELAHVKNRDTLIMTITATIAGAVSMLGNFGLFFGASSSDERGGNPLGMVGAVLAAILAPIAATLVQMAISRTREFEADRIGAEICGRPSWLADALTNIHNSANHIPNYQAEAHPATAHLFIANPLSGASMASLFSTHPDMGERVARLRAMAAQGGGFSGGFGAGFGGGNHTPPRDGRSPWGAPPQQGSQGGFMPQNRRGPWG from the coding sequence ATGGCGATCATGACCAGCTATCTGAAGACCACCATTCTCCTTGCCGGCCTGACGGCGATCTTCATGGCGGTCGGCTTCCTGCTGGGCGGCAAGACCGGCCTGATCATCGCCTTCGTCGTCGCCCTGGGCATGAACCTGTTCAGCTACTGGAACTCCGGCGACATGGTGCTGTCGATGTACGGCGCCCGCGAGGTCGACGGCTATTCGGCGCCGGAGTTCCAGGGCATCGTCGCCCGGCTGGCGGAGCGCGCCGGCCTGCCGATGCCGCGCGTCTACATCATCGAGAACGATCAGCCCAACGCCTTCGCCACCGGCCGCGATCCGGAGCATGCGGCGGTCGCCGCCACCACCGGCCTGCTGCAGCGCCTGACGCCGGAGGAGATCGCCGGCGTGATGGCGCATGAGCTGGCCCATGTGAAGAACCGCGACACGCTGATCATGACGATCACCGCGACCATCGCCGGTGCGGTGTCGATGCTCGGCAATTTCGGCCTGTTCTTCGGCGCTTCCAGCAGCGACGAGCGCGGCGGCAACCCGCTGGGCATGGTGGGGGCGGTGCTGGCCGCCATCCTCGCCCCCATCGCCGCCACGCTGGTGCAGATGGCGATCAGCCGGACCCGCGAGTTCGAGGCCGACCGCATCGGCGCCGAGATCTGCGGCCGTCCCAGCTGGCTGGCCGATGCGTTGACCAACATCCACAACAGCGCCAACCACATCCCCAATTATCAGGCGGAGGCGCATCCGGCGACCGCCCACCTGTTCATCGCCAACCCCCTGAGCGGCGCCAGCATGGCCAGCCTGTTCTCCACCCACCCCGACATGGGCGAGCGGGTGGCGCGGCTGCGCGCGATGGCGGCCCAGGGAGGCGGTTTCAGCGGCGGCTTTGGGGCCGGCTTTGGGGGCGGCAACCACACCCCGCCGCGTGACGGCCGCTCTCCCTGGGGGGCTCCGCCGCAACAGGGCAGCCAGGGCGGCTTCATGCCGCAGAACCGCCGCGGCCCCTGGGGCTGA